The following is a genomic window from Chitinophaga caseinilytica.
TTGCAGGTTGCAGGTATTGGGATCGAACGCGCGGAGGCGGACCGGGTACCGGCCGGGTGTAGTATAAGTATGTGTGGGGTAGATTTCGTTGGAAATCGGGCTTCCGTCCCCGAAATCCCACTCAAACGTAACACCGCCTTTCGAGATATTGTCGAAATGCGCGGTGAACGGCGCGCAGGAGCTGTCCTGCACATTGAAAAGCGCCACCACATTGGCCGCCACACGCAACTGTATCGCCCTTTCATCCGGCGCGTTGCAATAATTCGTATCTACCAGCCGCAGTCGAACGGTATATAAACCTTCTTGCGCATACCGGTGCGTTTGCGGCTGCAGGCCGGCCCTCACCAGCGGCGTATTGTCCCCGAAATCCCACACGAAAGACGTATCGGTAAACGGCTTGCCCGGAGGTGCCGTAGACGTATTGGTAAACAGGTATTCCAGCGCCGTGCAGGGCGGCTGGCGCTGCTCCGTAAAGTTCACGGTTGCCTGGTCGTTGCGGACCCGCAGCGGCAGGTACGCCGTATCGTACACGTTACAGCTCGCCGGATCGTATTTCACCAGCATGACGTTGTAGTCGCCGATGTTGTTGTAGCGGTGCTGCATCGTAGGACTGGTATTCCTGATCTCGGGTGTCCCGTCCCCGAAATTCCAGATCCAGGCCGTGGCGTTTACGTTAGTGGTGTCGATAAAGGTAATATCGGCCGGGGCGCAATAGTTCCGTTTCCGCTCCTGCGTGGTGAACCCTGCGCGCACACCATCGAGGTTGAACGCGATCTTGAGGGAACCGAGGTTACAGAGATCGGTCATACCGGTATAATACGAGCCCGGCGTACTGGGGAAACGCGTTCTCCGCGGCAGATCGAGCTGGCAGGATGCGCAAATGGCCTGGTAGATGACGCCGTTGCGGTCGAACCGGCTGGTGCCCCCGTCTACGTGCTCCGCCAGCCCGTTCCCTCCGAAATAGGTTCCGTATAAAATGCCGAGCGCGTCGCGCTTCATCACGAAGAAATAAAAATCGTCCCCGTCCGTGCGCGACTGCCGCGCGTCTGGCGTAATCGGCAGGCCGCGGGTATTGGAGGCGTTGAACCCTCCGTTCAGCCGTCCACCCCAACCCGATACGTATACGTTTTCGCAACGGTCAACCAGGAAGGCCACGGGAGAAATGCTGGGCGTGGGGCCTGCCTTTCCGAAAGTGGTGGAATAAATGATATCCGAAAGGTTGGGCCGGAGCTTGGTGATGAACTGTCGGGAATTGTCGTTATAAAAAGTAGGCGTACCGGCTGGCTGTTTGATTGGCCAGTTGCCTTCGGTAGTGCCCATCACGTAGACGTTGCTGTTTCTGTCCAGCTGAATGCCGTATACCTGGTCGGCCTTCCCGTTGTCCGAACCCATGAAGGTGGATGCGATGATGTTCCTGCCGTCAGAAGATAACTCGGTAATATATCCATCGCAGGAGCCGCCGCGGTAGGAATTGAACACCCCGTTCCGCGTGGGGAAGTTATTGCTGGCGGTGCCGCCTGCCACGTACACGGAATTGGAGCCGTTGACGGCAAGCACATAGGCCGCGTCTTCCTGGCTGCCGCCGAGGAACGTGGCCCAGATCACGGCATTACAGTTGGGGTTGATCTTGATGACCACCGCATCCTGCCTGCCACCGCCGTAAGTGCCCTGGACCACGCCTGCCGTCGCCAGGAAATCCTGGGACTGGGTAGATCCGGCAATATAAATGTTCCCGTTCCCATCGAGCACCACTTCGCTGCGGGCGTCGTCGCCGTAATTGCGGAGCAGCCCGTCGATACCGGAAACTTTATTGGCCTGCATATTGGCGCCGTCCGTCCCCGTTCCGCCGATGCGGATGGAGCCGATGATGGCGGTACCGTTGGCGTTGAGCTTGGTCACCACGATATCGTGACCGCCACCGGGGCCGTGGGTATTGGGCGCGGGATAGCTGCCCCCGGAGTTGCTGCGGCCGGAGATCACGAGGTTGCCGGCGCCGTCCGCGAACAGGGAATGCGGCTGGTCTTCCCCGCCGCCGCCGATATAGGTGCTGTAAAGAATCCTGCTGCCGGCGGGGTTGAATTTCGTGATGCCGATATCGTATTTGCCGCCGTTGAAAGCATCGTCTACCGCCCCGGGAGAAACCGGGTAACCGGGCCCGAATACGATGCCGCCGCCGTAAAAGTTGCCGGCATCGTCATAAGTGGCGGTGAAGCCCCAGTTATCTGCCCGCGAACCGGTCAGCGTGGCGAACACGACCACGGGGTCTATCACCAACGGATATTGCGGATCGTACCGGCCGGATACGCTGAAGCTCAGTTCGTTGCCTTTCAGCTTGTATTGAACGTTTACTTTTTTGCGTTGATTGTCGATGAGCTGGTAGGCGTAAGGCTGCAGCTCCATGATTTCACCTACCGAGGTCTGGATATGCAGATTCCCTTTTTTCAGGGCGAGGGCTTGTGCGCCGGTATATTGCATCCGGATGGCGGAGGGGTCTCCGCCGGGGCGCACGATGAGGTCGTATTTCAGTTGACCGCTTTCGGAATAGACCTGCATATCGATGTTGCGGTAAAGGTTTTCGTAACCTACTGTCGTATACGAAGAAAGGCCGGATTTCCAGCGCGAGGGGTCGTTACCGATAAAATAGTTGATATTCTCCTGGGAAGGTTTGGATGGGGAGATGACCGGGTCGGGGTTGGCGTTGAGGAAGGTGATATCATATACATGCCCCCTCACTTTCCCGGGAACATATCCGCCGCCTCCGCCACCAACGGCACCATTGCCGGTTCCGGGCTGTTGCGCTCCGGCGGAGCGGGTGCCGAATTTGCCGCCGTCGGGATTATAAGTGGTATCTCCGCTGCGGGGGTGGCCATGGTTGGCTTCTACCATCCGCTGCATGTCTTCCGGGTTGTAGAACAACATCCGGATGGCGTTCTTTCTCAGGAAGATATTACCGCCACCGAGGTTGGCGCGGTAGACGAAGGCGCCGTCCCACTGCCCTTTATTCTCAATGAATTCGATCGCGGAACGCATGGCACTGTGGTCGTGCGCCGCTTCCTGAGACCATGCTTTCCCGGCGATCAACACCAGTATTCCGATCTGTAGCAGGCTGAAAATTCTGATAGGGCGAGTAGATTTCAAGACGGTATATATTTTTTAAAGATGGTCCCTTAAAACTAGTATACTTTAATTAACGGACGGGAGCAGTAAAATGTTACGGTCCGGGATTTGGTTGGCGACCGGCAGTGGACGGTCCACAATTAGGTATCAGGCGGGCTCAACATGCAAAACAAACCATCCCTGCCGGTCATTCCATGATGAACAACGCAAAAGCCGTCAGGATATTTTACTCCATGCCGATTTTGACCGTTGGGTGGCGAGAAAATCGTGTAACGGCGCGTTTTCCGGGAGGGTAAGATCGGGATCGTCTGACAGGATTTTTTCCGCTACTTCGCGCGCCGCGGCCAGTATCGCCCGGTCCTGGACGATGTCGGCCAGCTTGAGGTCGAGCAGGCCGCTCTGCCGGGTACCCTCGATATCGCCGGGCCCCCTCAGTTCCATGTCTTTCTCGGAAATAACGAACCCGTCGTTCGTCTGCACCATCACCTTCACCCGCTCCTGCGAATCCTTGCCGATCTTGTTGCCTGTCATCAAAATGCAGTAACTCTGTTCCGCCCCGCGCCCTACGCGCCCCCTCAGCTGGTGCAACTGCGACAGCCCGAAACGCTCCGTGCTTTCGATCACCATCACCGAGGCATTGGGCACGTTCACCCCCACCTCGATCACCGTGGTGGCCACCATGATCTGGGTGTCGTTCGTCACGAAACGATGCATATTCGCTTCCTTCTGGTCTTGCGGCTGCTTGCCGTGGACCATGCTGATGTAATATTTCGGTTCCGGGAAAAAGGCTTTCACTTCCTCATATCCCTTCGTCAGGTTTTCGAAATCCAGGCTGGCCGATTCTTCGATAAGCGGGTACACGATATACGCCTGCCGCCCCTTCCTCACTTCCTCCTTGATGAAATCCATCACCTGCGGGCGTTGATATTCAGTCCGGTGCACGGTGGTGATGGGCTTTCTGCCCGGCGGCATTTCGTCGATCACCGACACGTCGAGGTCGCCGTAGACAGTCATGGCCAGCGTCCGCGGAATGGGCGTGGCGGTCATGACGAGGATGTGCGGCGGCGTGTCGCTTTTTTCCCATAGCCTTGCCCGTTGCGCCACGCCAAAACGGTGCTGCTCGTCCACGATGGCCATGCCCAGCTTCTTGAAAACCACTTCTTTTTCCAGCAGGGCGTGGGTGCCGATGAGGATGTGGATATTCCCTTCCGCCGCGGCGGCGAGGATTTCCTTCCGAGCCTTGCCCTTGATGTTGCCGGTCAGCAGCGCAACGTTGACGGGCATATCTTTCAGGAGCTCGGAAATGCCTTTGAAGTGCTGCTGCGCGAGGATTTCGGTGGGCGCCATGAGGCATCCCTGGAAACCGTTGTCTATCGCAATGAGCAGCGACAGCAGCGCCACCATCGTTTTGCCGCTGCCTACGTCTCCCTGCACGAGCCGGTTCATCTGGTGGCCGGTGGTGGTATCTTTCCGGATTTCCTTCAGCACGCGTTTTTGCGCGCCCGTCAGCGGGAAAGGCAGGTATTGATTGTAGAAAGTATTGAAAACATCGCCCACGGCGTTGAAAACGAAGCCATGGGAATTTTTATGCCGGCGGATTTTGAGCCGGAGGATGCGGACCTGCGCCACAAAAAGCTCTTCGAACTTCAGCCGGCGCTGCGCCTGCCGGGCCTCTTCCTCGCTGGCGGGGAGATGTATCTTGAAATAAGCCTGCGCGCGCGGCATGAGCCGGTACAGCTGCAAAACGGGCGCGGGAATGTTTTCGCGGATTTCGGACAGGGAAAGCTGCTCGAGCAGGTTGTGGGTCAGCTTACCGATGGCTTTGGCGGTGAGCCCCCTGGTCTTGAGTTTCTCCGTGGTGTAATAAACGGGCTCCAGCGTCTGCTTCCCGTCTGCCGTAGCCTCGGTCACCAATTCCATGTCGGGATGGGAAATCTGCAGCTTGCCGTTGAACTGCGACATGCGGCCATATACGAGGTACTGCACGTTTTCGCGGAGCGATTTCTCCATCCACTGCCATCCCTGGAACCAGACCAGTTCCATGCGGCTGGTTTCGTCCTGGAAAGTGGCCACGAGCCGCTTGGCGCGCTTCTCCCCCACTACTTCCATATGCGTGATGCGCCCGCGGATCTGGACGAATTCTTCCATCCCGCTGAGCTCGCGGATCTTGTCGATACGGGTGCGGTCGATGTACCGGAACGGGAAATATTCGAGCAGGTCGCGGAAGGTGTGGATATTGATTTCCTTGCGCAGCAGCTCTCCCCGCTGGGGGCCGACGCCCTTCAGGTATTCGATCGGATTGTTCAATATGGATGCGATGAAACTCACGGCTGATTCGAAGGTACGAAGTACGGCAATTTAAGAGGAAAAGGCAAACGGTCCGTGTCATGAAAAAGCCCGGAAGCCATGGCTTCCGGGCTGATATCGTATGTTAAGATCCGACCGGATTAATCGGCGGACGCTTCAACCTTACCTTCTACGAATTGCTTCATCCACTCTGTAGTCACGGATTTCGGACGTTCGAGGGACAGGCCGAGCGCGCGGTCCCAGCAGAGGGAAGCGAGCACGCCCAGCGCGCGGGACACGCCGAACAGTACGGTGTAGAATTCGTATTCTTTCAGGCCGTAGTGCAGGAGCAGCGCGCCGGAGTGCGCGTCTACGTTGGGCCAGGGATTTTTAACCTTGCCGAGGTCGCCCAGGATGCCGGGAAC
Proteins encoded in this region:
- a CDS encoding PKD domain-containing protein, with product MKSTRPIRIFSLLQIGILVLIAGKAWSQEAAHDHSAMRSAIEFIENKGQWDGAFVYRANLGGGNIFLRKNAIRMLFYNPEDMQRMVEANHGHPRSGDTTYNPDGGKFGTRSAGAQQPGTGNGAVGGGGGGYVPGKVRGHVYDITFLNANPDPVISPSKPSQENINYFIGNDPSRWKSGLSSYTTVGYENLYRNIDMQVYSESGQLKYDLIVRPGGDPSAIRMQYTGAQALALKKGNLHIQTSVGEIMELQPYAYQLIDNQRKKVNVQYKLKGNELSFSVSGRYDPQYPLVIDPVVVFATLTGSRADNWGFTATYDDAGNFYGGGIVFGPGYPVSPGAVDDAFNGGKYDIGITKFNPAGSRILYSTYIGGGGEDQPHSLFADGAGNLVISGRSNSGGSYPAPNTHGPGGGHDIVVTKLNANGTAIIGSIRIGGTGTDGANMQANKVSGIDGLLRNYGDDARSEVVLDGNGNIYIAGSTQSQDFLATAGVVQGTYGGGRQDAVVIKINPNCNAVIWATFLGGSQEDAAYVLAVNGSNSVYVAGGTASNNFPTRNGVFNSYRGGSCDGYITELSSDGRNIIASTFMGSDNGKADQVYGIQLDRNSNVYVMGTTEGNWPIKQPAGTPTFYNDNSRQFITKLRPNLSDIIYSTTFGKAGPTPSISPVAFLVDRCENVYVSGWGGRLNGGFNASNTRGLPITPDARQSRTDGDDFYFFVMKRDALGILYGTYFGGNGLAEHVDGGTSRFDRNGVIYQAICASCQLDLPRRTRFPSTPGSYYTGMTDLCNLGSLKIAFNLDGVRAGFTTQERKRNYCAPADITFIDTTNVNATAWIWNFGDGTPEIRNTSPTMQHRYNNIGDYNVMLVKYDPASCNVYDTAYLPLRVRNDQATVNFTEQRQPPCTALEYLFTNTSTAPPGKPFTDTSFVWDFGDNTPLVRAGLQPQTHRYAQEGLYTVRLRLVDTNYCNAPDERAIQLRVAANVVALFNVQDSSCAPFTAHFDNISKGGVTFEWDFGDGSPISNEIYPTHTYTTPGRYPVRLRAFDPNTCNLQDDTTGFITVLPGPTAAYSFLPTKPIENTPTTFTNESRNAVRYRWDFGDGNSSTDPNPTHQYLRSGVYEVCLTAYTEFGCEDSVCQEVSAIVNPLYDVPTAFSPNGDGINDKWEIKGFGILRYDMKVFNRWGQLMFQSNDQKLGWDGRFNGTVQPMDAYAFVLNIEFTDGNKITKTGNVTLLR
- the recG gene encoding ATP-dependent DNA helicase RecG, translating into MSFIASILNNPIEYLKGVGPQRGELLRKEINIHTFRDLLEYFPFRYIDRTRIDKIRELSGMEEFVQIRGRITHMEVVGEKRAKRLVATFQDETSRMELVWFQGWQWMEKSLRENVQYLVYGRMSQFNGKLQISHPDMELVTEATADGKQTLEPVYYTTEKLKTRGLTAKAIGKLTHNLLEQLSLSEIRENIPAPVLQLYRLMPRAQAYFKIHLPASEEEARQAQRRLKFEELFVAQVRILRLKIRRHKNSHGFVFNAVGDVFNTFYNQYLPFPLTGAQKRVLKEIRKDTTTGHQMNRLVQGDVGSGKTMVALLSLLIAIDNGFQGCLMAPTEILAQQHFKGISELLKDMPVNVALLTGNIKGKARKEILAAAAEGNIHILIGTHALLEKEVVFKKLGMAIVDEQHRFGVAQRARLWEKSDTPPHILVMTATPIPRTLAMTVYGDLDVSVIDEMPPGRKPITTVHRTEYQRPQVMDFIKEEVRKGRQAYIVYPLIEESASLDFENLTKGYEEVKAFFPEPKYYISMVHGKQPQDQKEANMHRFVTNDTQIMVATTVIEVGVNVPNASVMVIESTERFGLSQLHQLRGRVGRGAEQSYCILMTGNKIGKDSQERVKVMVQTNDGFVISEKDMELRGPGDIEGTRQSGLLDLKLADIVQDRAILAAAREVAEKILSDDPDLTLPENAPLHDFLATQRSKSAWSKIS